One Cryptomeria japonica chromosome 9, Sugi_1.0, whole genome shotgun sequence genomic window carries:
- the LOC131053107 gene encoding amine oxidase [copper-containing] alpha 3, peroxisomal-like: MRSSIMLLSLLVLAFTTHSATAKKHPLDPLTASEIINVRQLVLKSKLGLHKNISFQYMALQEPEKKAVYEWKHGLSPLPPRKATVIARIPGETHQILVDITSKEVVYDNVYHGFGYPIFTIEEQVKAVGLSMEYPPFIESIKNRGLEMKSVVCNSVSAGWFGEKKQGKRIMNIQCLYTNGTVNIDARPIEGVTALVDLDQMKIIEYMDRIKVPMPKAQGTYYRESTQKPPFGPKTNPISMEQPEGPSFKVHGHMVEWANWKFHVGFDLRAGPVISTADVYDPEKGRFRSVMYRGFVSELFVPYMDPSQEWYFKTYFDAGEYGLGLFSFTLQPLNDCPRYAYYMDAVYAGGDGKPIVKENVFCVFERYAGDIAWTHTEIGNPDLVVTEVRPEVTLVVRVVATVGNYDYILDWEFKKNGVIRGNVGLSGILEYKATSYTHLDQIQKADEDIHGNLLAENTIGVFHDHFLTFHLDMDVDGIENSFVKSMIKRKDVIDDQSPRKSYWTIEKMVAKTENDAKVQFDLKKPMDLLIVNSNKKSKVGQEIAYRLVLGSTAASVLSLHDHPQIRASFTNNQMWVSRYNQTEQWAGGVYMDQSHGDDTLAIWTNKNRDIENKDIVLWYTVGIHHIPYQEDFLVMPTLSEGFELKPTNFFERNPILKLEPMNTSSFPKCIKHG, translated from the exons ATGAGATCAAGTATTATGTTACTTAGTCTACTGGTGCTTGCATTCACTACTCACTCTGCTACTGCTAAAAAACATCCTCTGGATCCTCTCACAGCCTCTGAAATCATCAATGTCCGTCAACTAGTCCTCAAATCTAAGCTAGGCCTCCACAAGAACATAAGCTTCCAATACATGGCCCTGCAAGAACCAGAAAAAAAGGCTGTGTATGAATGGAAACATGGGTTATCTCCTCTACCCCCTAGAAAAGCTACTGTAATTGCAAGAATCCCAGGAGAAACCCACCAGATTCTTGTAGATATCACATCAAAAGAAGTTGTGTATGATAATGTTTATCATGGATTCGGGTACCCCATATTCACAATAGAGGAGCAAGTTAAAGCCGTTGGATTGTCCATGGAGTATCCTCCATTCATAGAATCCATAAAAAACAGGGGCCTTGAGATGAAATCAGTTGTCTGCAACAGTGTTTCTGCTGGATGGTTTGGGGAAAAGAAGCAGGGCAAGAGGATTATGAATATACAGTGTTTGTATACTAATGGAACTGTTAACATAGATGCCAGGCCCATTGAGGGTGTTACAGCACTAGTAGATTTAGATCAAATGAAAATCATTGAGTACATGGATAGGATAAAAGTCCCAATGCCAAAAGCCCAAGGAACATATTATAGGGAATCAACTCAGAAGCCTCCATTTGGGCCCAAAACAAATCCAATCTCAATGGAGCAGCCTGAGGGACCGAGTTTCAAAGTCCATGGCCATATGGTGGAGTGGGCTAATTGGAAGTTTCATGTTGGGTTTGATTTGAGAGCAGGGCCTGTTATTTCTACAGCAGATGTTTATGACCCAGAAAAGGGAAGATTCAGGAGTGTCATGTACAGGGGTTTTGTTTCAGAGCTCTTTGTTCCTTACATGGATCCATCCCAGGAATGGTATTTCAAAACTTATTTTGATGCTGGGGAATATGGTCTGGGGTTATTCTCATTTACATTGCAGCCACTGAATGATTGTCCAAGATATGCATATTACATGGATGCAGTCTATGCAGGAGGTGATGGAAAACCCATTGTGAAAGagaatgttttttgtgtttttgaaagaTATGCTGGGGATATTGCATGGACGCATACAGAAATAGGGAATCCAGACTTAGTG GTTACAGAAGTAAGACCTGAAGTAACGTTAGTGGTAAGAGTGGTTGCCACAGTGGGAAATTATGATTACATTCTTGATTGGGAATTCAAGAAAAATGGAGTCATTCGTGGCAAT gtGGGACTTTCAGGAATACTTGAGTATAAAGCCACAAGTTATACACACCTTGATCAAATCCAAAAGGCAGATGAAGACATACATGGAAATTTATTAGCAGAGAACACAATTGGTGTATTTCATGACCATTTTCTAACGTTCCATTTGGATATGGATGTGGATGGCATTGAAAATTCATTTGTGAAATCCATGATAAAGAGGAAGGACGTTATAGATGACCAATCTCCAAGAAAGAGTTATTGGACAATTGAAAAGATGGTCGCCAAGACAGAAAATGATGCTAAAGTTCAATTTGATTTGAAAAAACCTATGGACCTcctaattgtcaattccaacaaaaAAAGTAAAGTTGGTCAAGAAATTGCTTATAGATTGGTTCTTGGATCAACTGCAGCAAGTGTTTTGTCATTACATGACCATCCACAAATTCGAGCATCTTTTACCAACAACCAA ATGTGGGTTAGTCGATATAATCAGACAGAGCAATGGGCTGGTGGAGTTTACATGGATCAAAGTCATGGAGATGATACATTAGCTATATGGACAAACAA GAATCGAGACATTGAGAACAAGGACATAGTGCTATGGTATACAGTGGGTATCCATCACATTCCATACCAAGAGGATTTTCTAGTGATGCCCACATTATCAGAAGGATTTGAGTTAAAACCAACCAATTTCTTTGAAAGAAACCCAATTTTAAAATTAGAACCTATGAATACATCATCATTTCCCAAATGTATAAAGCATGGTTAA